TCCACTATTATTTTGTCTTCTATACTGACTTTCAAACCTCACAGCAACCTTGGGAAAGAGTGTAAAGGAAGCACCTGGTTATGGAAATCGATGGAGGTTGAATTCGATCAAACTCGCTGTTATCGAGAGAGCAAAGttaaaatgaatgaagggaaggaaattacaCCGTATAATGTTGTTGTGGCTCTCAAACGGTTCTTGCTGATTTTAAGGGTTATATctttaaaacatttcggcgcccaagcacataattatatttgacacggttttcgtaggtgTATAGTTTcctgggtagtttcatgaccctggtggtactctgaccattcttctgtaccatgaacgtagaaacaaacactcatgaaaacccaattgaccttttttggccttttgaaatagttgatgtgaggggcggaagcgtcAGGGGAATACCGACCCAAATGTTTGTCCTGTCAGTTTTGTTTGTACTCAACACACACTCGTGActcgtagaaaaggaagaacaatatGCACGGGGTTTTGAACTGAAGGAACGAGAGACCAAAGTCGACTATAATCTACACCTGTATTGACGTTTGtacaggaacgaaggaaggaaatcacACGACCATAATTACTTTGGCTCTTTATCGTTAATAGTATCAATGCGGCGATAAAAATGTAACTTGAAAGCCGAATTCTCAAGATGGTTCCCGATTCTAAAAGTTTACCCTGTGAGCTGTTATTTACATTCAACACATTGGTAACcagtagaaaaagggaaaaaaaaggaataggaagaacaagaaacacgtgattatgaaaagagagaaggaaaagggaccaAATTCGAATATAATCTACAGCTGTATAAATGTTAATGTTTGGGAaaggaacgaagagaaggaaatcaCTCTTTACTATGTTACTCCGGTTCTTTATCGTTAATGGTGACAGAATGGCGGTAAGAAGTAATTTGAAACTCATTAATTTTCAAGATGGTTCTGGTAATATATGACAATCGTGCCGGCTGTTATTCGCCTACAGTCTCGTGattagcagaaaaaaaggaaaaaaaggaacaggaacccccctttatttatttattttatttatttatttatttatttaatttttttttttttttgctgataaTGTCACCTGCCTCTTACTCACCTGAGATATAAGATGTGTGTCTGATTATTTTTATAGATATGTTTTTGTAGTTGCAATTTACGACTAGGTTTTATATtagatttacgtttttttttgtctcgctATAAAAGACATCGTGGTGAACTATTCataaacaattattattattattattattattattattattattattattattattattattattattattattattattattatcatttgtcTTTGCTAATCACAGTCACACATAAGACTATCACATCGCTTATAGCATAGCATAAAACGAcaataaggaacgaaaaagaacgcaaacaagaaggaaaagtatTCATGATCATGTTTGTACAATTTTACGAAACGGTGACATGACAAAACGTGATTTCTTGTAATgtaatagactctctctctctctctctctctctctctctctctctctctctctcttcacaagtataaaaataaacagcaaaaaaagTATTTCCAGACGACATTAATCCTTTGGCGACGTGAGATTCTTCGGAAGGGAGAggctgaagggagggaggaggtgggtgggaggggaaggggtcaagggggcagagggaaggaaaggtggtgaGACGGGCTGTAGGGGAGGGATAGTGTGATGGGTTGGGGAATCaggtcaggtgagagagagatgatgtgGGGAAAGTTTCGGATGGTAAGGAGTGTAAGGAGtggggggggatggaagggtagggaggacAATGTGATGGGTGGGGGATGGAGGGTGGAAgaaggcggttcagggtggagctggtatcgtcgtttacctatACCCATGCTGTCAAATCAGCAACTGCTTTGTACATGTTCTCTCTAATTTCCCACATCCATGCTatttataatttatatatatattatatatagtaTATAGGAAAAGGTAGTACAATGTACAATGATGTTTAGGATTTAGgattatttttgtataaattcaATGATGACATGTGAGATTTtttttcccatgtggtgttggcaggtgtggggtggtggtggtggtggtggtgggtggtgtgtcctgtgtcccctccctcctcctgaggagagagagagagagagataggagtgggttgtgggtgggttgcAGTGCTAGAGAGGCAGTGATTGGCGTTGGCAGCAGAACTGGCATGGATGGAATGGGGAATTCTGCGCCTTCTTGAATCCTCCAACCCTCACTATagtggggagtgagaggggatGGGGGATGAAGAGGTGAAGATGGAGGGGTTCCGAGGTAGGAATTGGGAAGTGTGGGAAGGTAGACGAGGTGGGGATTGGGGTGGAGAAGTTGTTGGGGCATTGGAGTTGGGGAGTGTGCGGAGGTAGACGAGGTTGTGGGTGTACATATATGGTGGAGGTTGGGGATTGAAGGGGGAGACTGGGGATTGAGGGGGAAGGTTGGGGTTAGTTGGGAAGGTATTTAGAAGTTGGGATTTTGTGTTAGAATATTATTACTTGCATTTCTATTACTGGGACATCACGAGCTGCTCATGTCATTACgaaaacatggaaaagaagggaaaaacaatgaaagaagaataaaggaagagaagaaggtagggtaaaggaggaaaggaaagaggaagagaggagccgGAGAAGGAATCGAAGTAGAATGGGATAAGATTGGAGGTATGGGGAAGGAGTATAGGTCATCACttattttaattttcatcaccAATACGTCATCATCACCagaacatcaccacaaccacgtcATCACCACAACATCCCCCAAACCACCTCATCATCACCAGAACATCCCCACCAACACATTCCCACCACATGCACGACCTTCTAAGCTTACATCCACAACACCATTTAAAAGCACCTGTTATTtgcatcttcatcaccaccacatcacaacCAGTACATCACCACCTaaccacaccctccctccctcccccctcccccgtctcTACCCAGATGTACCCCGGAAGCAACAACCCCAGTCTCGGCTTTGGCCAGGTGAGAAATGCACGTGGAATTCCTAATTAGAACCTTTGTCCAcctgttgagtgtgtgtgtgtgtgtgtgtgtgtgtgtgtgtgtgtgtgtgtatttgcaatgATTAATTAATTAATGTTGAATAAGTCGTggtattttctcttgtttttcactttatttcattgttgtttttctcgttctttttcttacctactctctttttcttcatctctttctctccccgcaGGACACGCCTTACCCACTGTACCCCGCCGCGCCCTTCGCCGTacgtgcccgtgtgtgtgtgtgtgtgtgtgtgtgtgtgttcctaacactgtgtGCACATCTCCCCAGTTTCTAAGACCCCTTCAGCCCCTCCCGCCGTGATGCCTGCCTGAGTCACCCTCCCAGCCTGTctacccccgccccgccccgccccgccagcagATCAGCGCGGGGCATGAGGCGGAGGGGGGGCGCCCGTCCCTAGTGCCGTGctgtgcccccctcccccctcgtagCCCCTAACAATGTCTTCCCACAGGGCTCGCCGTACCCGCCAGCCCCCGGAGCAGCGCCCTACCCGCCAGCAGGGGGGGCAGCGCCCTACCCACCTGCCGGGGGGATGTCACCCTACCCCCCCGCCCCAGGAGCATCCCCATACCCTCCTGCCCCAGGAGGGTACCCGCCAGCCCCGGGGGCGTCGCCTTACCCGCCCACATCGGGGACGTCGCCCTACCCTCCGGCGCCAGGAGCTTCGCCCTACCCGCCAGCCCCAGGGGCGTCCCCCTACCCGCCAGCAGGGGGGGTGGCGCCTTACCCACCAGCCTCGGGGGCGGCACCCTACGCCCCTGCGGGCGGCTCCTCGCCCTACCCGCCTGCCCCAGGGGCCGGCGCCTACCCGCCAGCCTCAGGCGCGCCGGGATACCCGGCAGCCCCAGGGGCCCCAGGATACCCACCAGCCACAGGGGCGCCAGGATACCCACCAACCACAGGGGCGCCAGGATACCCACCAGCCACAGGGGCGCCAGGATACTCACCAGCCACGGGGGCGCCAGGATACCCCTCAGCCACTGGAGCCCCCGGCTACCCGCCAACCTCTGGAGCACAAGGGTACCCTGCCTACGGTCAGCCCAGCTACGGAGGCAGCCCCGCCATGGGCCAACAATACGGCGGGACGCCCCAGGGAGGCAGCTTCAGCCCCTACACGGTGAGTACTGCAGCCCACCTTGCCCTGcccctccctgtcctcccctcGCGGCGCAgtgtgcaccccccccccccgggtCATCGCGGCCGCGGGGCTTGCCTAAAGGTGGGCCTTATCGCGCCCCACACCGCCAGGGGGAGGCCGCAGCGATAGCCCGCGGGGGGCGTGGCGCCGCAGCCAACACCATGGCACAGTGTGTCACGACGCGCCGCGGGGCAGACATAAtggtaacctgtgtgtgtgtgtgtgtgtgcgtgtgcaggaCGGAGCATACGCCTATTTACAGTAGCATTTGACGTTTTAAAGTAGGGAGGCAggacttgtttttctctttcctctctgtgtGGCTGAGTTACAAATGCTAGTGAAGccgaaagttgaaaaaaaaaaagctactggagagagagagagagagagagagagagagagagagagagagagagagagagagagaacctacagCATAATTTCAACATCTATTTCAGTGCCATACTATTTattttagattctctctctctctctctctctctctctctctctctctctctctggggaagACGCATCATTTATATCttgaatgggagagggaagtgaggaagagagagaaatatgaaaaggaaaagaagaaaagaggagggtgggagggagggatagtggtgatagtggagatggtgttagtggtgatacgTATAGTGGCAAGCTGTGGTGATAGTGATAATATGGTGTTATGGCGATTGGCAGTGACGGAAATTGTGGTGATTGAtcgaggtgatggtgttgatagtgatgatATAGTGAAGGAAAGATATGTTCGTGGTGATGTATGGGGGGTGAcatattggtgatgatggtgagagaatgaggataatggtgatagtgacggtgttgagggagggagggagggagggaagtgtataggaggaaagagaaggaaagattaggacggaagaggaagaaggaagaaaaagaagagtgagagggaggatattacgaaagagggggagagataatGGGATACGGGAAGGgccagaaaatgaaggaggaggaggaagaagaagaggagggcgtaTGGTTCAGCAGTGGcgttagcaggaggaggaggaggaggaataatagctGGCGCCAGTCAGactactttcctcctcccaccctcagtgtcctctctctctctctctctctctctctctctctcagtacaaaAATCGATGTATAGTGTGttggccctcacacacacacacacacacacacacacacacacacacacacacacacacacacacttatggttTTCTGTATTTCCTATTATATTCTTTCTGtggttcttccttcatttctttatttttttcttatactagTAAAAAGTTTTGAGGATTTCTCTTCTTCTAAAAAGGTGTGGAGATGAACACTTGTGCagcctcattacacacacacacacacacacacacacacaaatcattcCGAATGacgaagattctctctctctctctctctctctctctctctctctctctctctctctctctctcttaacatgaAACTCAATCctatatatacgcattttttattcatttctcattATAGATTTTCCTACTAAGTATTAAAATATCTTTCTCACACTATTCCTTTAGCCCACTCCCTTACGTAACATTCCTGgcatttttctttcaccttttctttcctttgctgtaaaataaaataaaaatcgctctAATCTCAGTTCGTCCTCTTTACGTCTGTCGCCGCTGCTAAATGCCTATAATAACCTTTCACTATAATTATTCACGTAAGGTTGTCTCAGTCCGTCCTTTGTGTGGTTTAGAGACAGTGGTGAAATCTTTCCTtgagtgttttccttttttctttcactttcttcttttcattcgtcATAGCCTAATGTGTTGTCTTGTTCCTCGTTTAGCTGTTCCTGTTTACCTGTCAGTCTTTCTATCTttgtctttaattttttttttttctgactctttctatttgtgtatgtgtgcatgtatatatgtatctttGCATCTCTTTTTATCTACCTATAGGCCCTACACATCTGTCTATTTTATGCAtggttccttctcttttctttactgctatttatttatctacctacttatctatttatctgtttgttcctttcttcttgcaAGGTGGGtccacaataaacacttgcctgcgccacaacgggctgggaccgaccgAGGCTTAACCctgcgaccatcaggccctactacacGGAAGCctacggtgtggtgtcatgagacatccggtatcgtaagacatcccatcctgaacttcgCATCGTGGAACCCAATCTTCACTATCCCAGAGTAAcaaagtgaagcatctaagtataaaaaagtaccaaggaggacctaaaaagcgatgcaaagcggaacaggtcacaagaagaagaagtgatgTTTGATATCCTAgttttatacatacatacgtcatcatttgctttcataataatataaataaatttaaGTGgaacagatcccgacaagcagtcgacaaaagacacggtaccttgtcgcttgtcgaaattcatgtatgtatacaggatgggatgtctcacgatccagggatgtctcatgacaccacaccggcgccacaggcgaaaacgtaataaataaataaataaataaatctatctatcttttgtttCACTCTTCTGTCTGTCATATCATGTTTATCAATGTTTATATCCGTCTAtccatctatatttctttttttttttcttcttgaattTCCTAAtcgctgtcttccttttttcctatttatttctcctcctcttcctcctccttctcttccttgtagttgctcctccccttgctcttcttcctcatcgttCTTCCATACAAAAACTCCCATGTAATTAGATAAATAGAAATACTTTACTATCAAAAACTTATAAATTAACCgatagtgatgtgtgtgtgtgtgtgtgtgtgtgtgtgtgtgtgagagagagagagagagagagagagagagagagagagagagagaactgataaTGTCATAAatatacaagtgtgtgtttgtataattaTGCCAAGCGTATAATATGCGTAAGGGGTAAGAGTagaggtaggagaagggaagggaaggtttgaggagaggaaatggagacgcagaagggaaggacgggaaggggaagggaagaggggagaggtagaagaagggaaggacaggaaatggaagaggggagaggtaggagaagggaaagggaagaggagagaggtaggagaagggaaggaaaggagagggaagggaaggaaataagagagacaggggaggggaaggaagagacagaagggaaggggaacataagagaagggaagggaagggaagggatatgcgTGCAAGATcaatgataaaaggaaaaaaaaaattgttcatGTGCGTTATGTAAGAGGAGCCAcacccattgagagagagagagatgtgcatTATGTAAGAGGAGCAAtacccatggagagagagagagagagagagagagagagagagagagagagagagagagagagagagagatgtgcaaTATGTGAGAGGAGCAAtacccatggagagagagagagagagagagagagagagagagagagcactataaaaataaatactagGGTACTCTCAAACGCTTGTGAGGCGTGCGAAGAAGGGGTATAAGAGACcagagccattttttttttctatatagcttgcactgggaaaggcaaactacacatcccaggaagaacgAGGTATAAGGTGCAGGGGAATAAAATGATCATCGgcaaaaaatagacaaataaagatagaaaagaatgagaacCAGGTAGTaacaaagaagataggaagaagatagACCAGTAAGGTAGATAGATCGAAAGaagtaaaaagatagatagaagataggaaTGGATGAGAAAGAGGTATATACTGTaacaaagaagataggaagaagatagATCAGAAAGATGGATACAAGAGAAGATTGAAAGATAGAGAGAACataaaaaggaatgagaaagagctTGGTACTGTAACAAAGAAGACAGAtaagatagattgaaagataaacaagttagaaaagaatgagaggtaccgtaacaaagaaaatatataaaatagatagaaaaaagagacaaaagaatgagaaaatatgGTGATATAACCTTTCTTATAGCCATGTGTTCTTACGTAATAACATTATGCAACATCGTATAGTGAATTTTGAGTATCGTGTATATTATATTTGTACCTAtccagtagtagtattagcaatagtagtagtagtggtggtggtggtaaaaaatatatagtaagtatagtagtagtagtagtagtagtagtagtagtaaaagcataATCTGAcacaggaaacaagagagagagagagagagagagagagagagagagagagagagagagagagagagagagagaga
The nucleotide sequence above comes from Eriocheir sinensis breed Jianghai 21 unplaced genomic scaffold, ASM2467909v1 Scaffold612, whole genome shotgun sequence. Encoded proteins:
- the LOC126993425 gene encoding annexin A7-like isoform X1; this encodes MMYPGSNNPSLGFGQDTPYPLYPAAPFAGSPYPPAPGAAPYPPAGGAAPYPPAGGMSPYPPAPGASPYPPAPGGYPPAPGASPYPPTSGTSPYPPAPGASPYPPAPGASPYPPAGGVAPYPPASGAAPYAPAGGSSPYPPAPGAGAYPPASGAPGYPAAPGAPGYPPATGAPGYPPTTGAPGYPPATGAPGYSPATGAPGYPSATGAPGYPPTSGAQGYPAYGQPSYGGSPAMGQQYGGTPQGGSFSPYTEIPTVTHIAHFDPSGDASVLRKAMKGLGTDEAAIIGVLSRRTSDQRQQILLKYQQAYGRDEDGAKAGKGLEGDLIKDLKSELSGKFEDTIIALMTPLPLYLAHEVHNAIQGIGTNERTLVEVLCTRDNASLMAIKNAYFHHYRKKLEDDLRGDTSGDFRRLLISMCACSRDETSCDPALANGLAQQLYKAGE
- the LOC126993425 gene encoding annexin A11-like isoform X5, giving the protein MYPGSNNPSLGFGQGSPYPPAPGAAPYPPAGGAAPYPPAGGMSPYPPAPGASPYPPAPGGYPPAPGASPYPPTSGTSPYPPAPGASPYPPAPGASPYPPAGGVAPYPPASGAAPYAPAGGSSPYPPAPGAGAYPPASGAPGYPAAPGAPGYPPATGAPGYPPTTGAPGYPPATGAPGYSPATGAPGYPSATGAPGYPPTSGAQGYPAYGQPSYGGSPAMGQQYGGTPQGGSFSPYTEIPTVTHIAHFDPSGDASVLRKAMKGLGTDEAAIIGVLSRRTSDQRQQILLKYQQAYGRDEDGAKAGKGLEGDLIKDLKSELSGKFEDTIIALMTPLPLYLAHEVHNAIQGIGTNERTLVEVLCTRDNASLMAIKNAYFHHYRKKLEDDLRGDTSGDFRRLLISMCACSRDETSCDPALANGLAQQLYKAGE
- the LOC126993425 gene encoding annexin A11-like isoform X4; translated protein: MMYPGSNNPSLGFGQGSPYPPAPGAAPYPPAGGAAPYPPAGGMSPYPPAPGASPYPPAPGGYPPAPGASPYPPTSGTSPYPPAPGASPYPPAPGASPYPPAGGVAPYPPASGAAPYAPAGGSSPYPPAPGAGAYPPASGAPGYPAAPGAPGYPPATGAPGYPPTTGAPGYPPATGAPGYSPATGAPGYPSATGAPGYPPTSGAQGYPAYGQPSYGGSPAMGQQYGGTPQGGSFSPYTEIPTVTHIAHFDPSGDASVLRKAMKGLGTDEAAIIGVLSRRTSDQRQQILLKYQQAYGRDEDGAKAGKGLEGDLIKDLKSELSGKFEDTIIALMTPLPLYLAHEVHNAIQGIGTNERTLVEVLCTRDNASLMAIKNAYFHHYRKKLEDDLRGDTSGDFRRLLISMCACSRDETSCDPALANGLAQQLYKAGE
- the LOC126993425 gene encoding annexin A7-like isoform X3; translation: MMYPGSNNPSLGFGQDTPYPLYPAAPFAGSPYPPAPGAAPYPPAGGAAPYPPAGGMSPYPPAPGASPYPPAPGGYPPAPGASPYPPTSGTSPYPPAPGASPYPPAPGASPYPPAGGVAPYPPASGAAPYAPAGGSSPYPPAPGAGAYPPASGAPGYPAAPGAPGYPPATGAPGYPPTTGAPGYPPATGAPGYSPATGAPGYPSATGAPGYPPTSGAQGYPAYGQPSYGGSPAMGQQYGGTPQGGSFSPYTEIPTVTHIAHFDPSGDASVLRKAMKGLGTDEAAIIGVLSRRTSDQRQQILLKYQQAYGRDLIKDLKSELSGKFEDTIIALMTPLPLYLAHEVHNAIQGIGTNERTLVEVLCTRDNASLMAIKNAYFHHYRKKLEDDLRGDTSGDFRRLLISMCACSRDETSCDPALANGLAQQLYKAGE
- the LOC126993425 gene encoding annexin A7-like isoform X2; amino-acid sequence: MYPGSNNPSLGFGQDTPYPLYPAAPFAGSPYPPAPGAAPYPPAGGAAPYPPAGGMSPYPPAPGASPYPPAPGGYPPAPGASPYPPTSGTSPYPPAPGASPYPPAPGASPYPPAGGVAPYPPASGAAPYAPAGGSSPYPPAPGAGAYPPASGAPGYPAAPGAPGYPPATGAPGYPPTTGAPGYPPATGAPGYSPATGAPGYPSATGAPGYPPTSGAQGYPAYGQPSYGGSPAMGQQYGGTPQGGSFSPYTEIPTVTHIAHFDPSGDASVLRKAMKGLGTDEAAIIGVLSRRTSDQRQQILLKYQQAYGRDEDGAKAGKGLEGDLIKDLKSELSGKFEDTIIALMTPLPLYLAHEVHNAIQGIGTNERTLVEVLCTRDNASLMAIKNAYFHHYRKKLEDDLRGDTSGDFRRLLISMCACSRDETSCDPALANGLAQQLYKAGE